A section of the Triticum dicoccoides isolate Atlit2015 ecotype Zavitan chromosome 7A, WEW_v2.0, whole genome shotgun sequence genome encodes:
- the LOC119333295 gene encoding serine/threonine-protein phosphatase 2A activator-like, with translation MSNPESTPQAAASSTSPPSHAGHIHTPLCRSCGAPAAAPAPAPWTGDSPPPAYRPILSALSAFVASTPPFPHSSRYGNPAFRLWHEKLGDSVNELIAPITATAASPSDLAGAEVELAPYLLDSFGNGTRIDYGTGHETNFAAFLYCLARLGLITEPDYPAVVLRVFASYLDLMRTLQDTYLLEPAGSHGVWGLDDYHFLPFVFGAAQLIDHKYMKPKSIHNPDILENFSKEYMYLACVMYVKKVKKGPFAEHSPMLDDISAVPNWKKVNSGLLKMYKAEVLEKVPIMQHFLFGSLIKWYGS, from the exons atgTCCAACCCCGAATCGACCCCCCAAGCCGCCGCGTCGTCCACCTCGCCTCCCTCCCACGCCGGCCACATCCACACCCCGCTCTGCCGCTCCTGCGGCGCGCCCGCCGCGGCGCCCGCCCCCGCCCCCTGGACCGGGGACTCCCCGCCGCCCGCCTACCGCCCCATCC TCTCCGCGCTCTCCGCCTTCGTCGCCTCCACCCCGCCGTTCCCGCACAGCTCCCGCTACGGGAACCCCGCCTTCCGCCTCTGGCACGAGAAGCTCGGCGACTCCGTCAACGAGCTGATCGCCCCCATCACAGCCACCGCCGCGTCCCCCTCGGACCTGGCCGGCGCCGAGGTCGAGCTCGCGCCGTACCTCCTCGACTCCTTCGGCAACGGCACCCGCATCGACTACGGCACGGGGCACGAGACCAACTTCGCCGCCTTCCTCTACTGCCTGGCCCGGCTCGGGCTCATCACCGAGCCCGATTACCCCGCCGTCGTGCTACGGGTGTTTGCTTCCTACCTCGACCTCATGCGCACGCTGCAGGACACGTACCTGCTGGAGCCTGCGGGCTCGCACGGCGTCTGGGGGCTAGATGATTACCATTTCCTGCCCTTTGTGTTTGGGGCTGCACAACTGATTGATCACAAGTACATGAAACCCAAGTCGATCCACAACCCGGATATCTTGGAGAACTTCTCGAAGGAGTACATGTACCTGGCGTGCGTCATGTATGTGAAAAAAGTGAAGAAGGGGCCCTTTGCGGAGCATTCACCGATGTTGGATGATATCAGCGCGGTGCCGAACTGGAAGAAGGTGAACAGTGGGCTGCTCAAGATGTACAAGGCTGAAGTGCTTGAGAAGGTGCCCATCATGCAGCATTTCCTCTTTGGCTCACTTATCAAATGGTATGGATCCTGA
- the LOC119329926 gene encoding protein EXORDIUM-like 2 — MGDRKTASLLPLLCLFSLLVAAAAPRCAAYSPRTLFLVKPDPIVLRDHGGALLTGNLTVKVNVLYYGRFAPAQRAVVADFVRSVSAPAPRGAAEPSVASWWRTVSLYRGGGARLRLGRELLDERMSLGRSLSLENVTALARGAGHHRGAITAVLTAPDVLVAPFCMSRCGAHDHATAGAHGRARYAYLWVGNPAQQCPGQCAWPFHRPSYGPQAPPLVPPSGDVGTDGMVISLAALLAGTVTNPYGDGYYQGNDADGAGPEAATACAGIFGSGAYPGYPGRLLVDRATGASYNAVGLSGRKYLLPALWDPTTSQCRTLV, encoded by the coding sequence ATGGGCGACCGCAAGACGGCGTCGTTGCTGCCACTGCTCtgcctcttctccctcctcgtcgcCGCCGCGGCGCCGCGGTGCGCGGCGTACAGCCCGCGGACGCTGTTCCTGGTGAAGCCCGACCCGATCGTGCTCCGGGACCACGGCGGCGCGCTGCTCACGGGGAACCTCACGGTCAAGGTCAACGTCCTCTACTACGGCCGCTTCGCACCGGCGCAGCGCGCCGTCGTCGCCGACTTCGTGCGGTCGGTCTCGGCGCCGGCCCCGCGCGGCGCCGCCGAGCCGTCCGTGGCGTCCTGGTGGCGCACCGTCTCGCTGTACCGCGGCGGTGGCGCGCGGCTGAGGCTCGGCCGGGAGCTCCTCGACGAGCGCATGTCGCTGGGCCGGTCCCTCTCGCTGGAGAACGTCACGGCGCTGGCGAGGGGCGCGGGGCACCACCGCGGCGCCATCACCGCCGTGCTCACGGCGCCCGACGTCCTCGTGGCGCCCTTCTGCATGTCCCGGTGCGGCGCCCACGACCACGCCACCGCCGGCGCGCACGGCAGGGCGAGGTACGCGTACCTGTGGGTGGGCAACCCGGCCCAGCAGTGCCCCGGCCAGTGCGCGTGGCCGTTCCACCGGCCGTCGTACGGGCCCCAGGCCCCGCCGCTCGTGCCGCCCAGCGGCGACGTGGGAACGGACGGCATGGTGATCAGCCTCGCCGCGCTCCTCGCCGGCACGGTGACCAACCCCTACGGCGACGGGTACTACCAGGGCAATGATGCAGACGGCGCCGGGCCGGAGGCCGCCACGGCGTGCGCCGGCATCTTCGGGAGCGGCGCCTACCCCGGCTACCCGGGGAGGCTGCTCGTGGACCGGGCCACCGGCGCGAGCTACAACGCCGTCGGGCTGAGCGGGAGGAAGTACCTGCTGCCGGCGCTGTGGGACCCGACCACGTCGCAGTGCAGGACGCTGGTGTAG